The DNA window TATTAACAATCTTGCCTGCAAGTATTGTTTTAGTTGATGTGACTGCTGAAGGATTTGTTACACCTAAAAGTAGGGTCATAGTGGAGATGCCTCTGTACTTTATAGGTAGGTCATATCACAAATAGATGTTCTGATTGGAAGATGAATTGATTGGAGATGAGGAATCAGATGGGGTGGTGTTAGGCCAGAAGCTTTAGTTTTGGTGGTAGGGGACAGTTATCCTTCCTTTATCTCTATGCAAAATTTGGCCGGTCATTTAAGCGGCAGAAGAACCAGAGTAAAAACATATTCTGAAGTGTTAAACTGGATTCAGAATTTGTTGGCGAGTAAGACTACCTTTTTAGCTATTTTGATATTGTTGGATTGGAATGATTTCAAATTATTTGCTCCACTGGTAATCATCCTGAGAACTCTCTGTGGTTTGTTGTCAGGGTTGTTAGCTTATGCATTTGTTTGTTTTAGTTAGTCATCATCTGGTGCAATTGTTGGTTTTGTTGCCATTAATGTATTTATGGTTCAGCACACTCTAATATTGCTTCCTTTATCATGCTGCAATTTACTTATAATGCAGAGGGACACCTCAGGTTTAACCACCGAGAACAGGGAGCTGAAACTCCGGTTGCAGGCCATGGAAGAACAAGCTAAACTTCGAGATGGTATGTCCTAGTCTTTCTTTGGAAGGTGTTAAGCCACTGTCATGAGGCCCAGAAAGAGACTCACTTTTCCTGTTTCAAGAACATCATGGGACAAATGATATCAACCGAGCAGTTATCTCCTGACCAAACTTTATTCCCCTAAAAAAAATAGTTTTCTTCTGAGCAGATAGGCAGATATTAGTTGAACTAGCCTATCAAGCAACTTGTTGAAACCCCGGTTGTGTTTGATGCAGCTCTAAATGATGCCCTGAGAGAAGAAGTCCAGCGGCTTAAGATAGCTGTAGGGCAGGTCCCTAACATGAACGGGAATCCCTTCAATGGAGGACTACCACAGCAGCAGATGCCAGGCTATTTCTCACAACCACAGCAGATGCAATACTTCAGCGGCCACCAGGGCCAGCATCACAATCCGAACCATCACCCCCAGAACTCTTCAAACGGAGGTGGCCAATCCTTGAGTGACTCCATGGATTTCATGTGAGGAGACTTGGCTCAGGGGTTGCCTGGGATCACATACCAACTTCAACTAAAGTACTGTAAAGGTAGCTAATGTATACCATATTCAGTATTATGATATGAATCATTGTAGGTTAGCTAGCTGTTCCTTGTACCATTAATCAAAAAGTTCATTCATGCATGACAACCTATCATCGCTTTTGTTCTGGGGTTAAACTAAAGTGGTTTGACTGGTTGACGAGCTGAGTGTCGTTGTTGCCCTGTAAAGTTTTTCCTGTAATAGTAAAGGAATGGTTTCCGGTTGAAACTCGTGGTTCCCAGGCCGCTGACGAGTTTCATGTCTCACGGTCGGTGAAGAAATTCTGGATTTATTGCACTGGTTTGACGGCATAAACAGCTTGTCGGAGGTTGACGCGATGTCTTTGCGCTCTCTCTTTCACGGGGAATCTTTTCTGTACCCACTTCTCTTCTTTTGCACTGGTTATGAAGTCTTCTATTTTTGTTTATCTTTTGTACTGTTCCTCCCTTTCTTTTAGAAAAGGGAATTTTTATTCTGGTCTCTAAGAGTTTGCACACAACCAAAATCTATATTTATGGATCTATAACCAAACCAAGTAAATGTGTTACTATATTAAGCGCTAAGTCTCTTAAAAGACATGCTTTGTATGCACCAATTATAGTTGACTCTTCTTTAGAATATTTTTATCGTTTTGGAAACATTTTTATGGCTTATGAGGAACAACTGTATGCTATATTCCTAGAACAAATATTTTAATGGCTCGTTAGCTGGTAACCCCAGCAGGAAGTTGCATCCAGACTTCATATAGCTTTCTTAAAAGCTGAGATTTATCTCCTTCGTGATGTATTTTTAGATAAAGAAATTTTAGAGTATCGATCCCATCAGTGCACTGAAACAAAGTCTAGACCGTTAACATAATTTGCCTAGGAAACCAGTTTTAAATAGTTACTATATATATGCTCGTGCGTTGCACGGGGTAACAAATTTGTATCCATATGTACAATAATGCACGTGTCTTATGGTTTAGAAGAACATATTAACAAATTTTTATCCATATCTACGACGATGCACATAGCTTATGTTTTCGACGAACATATTAAGAAATATACAAATTTGATTACATAAAGCTGACGCACGAGGCGAGCGGGGCGTAGACGCACGGGCACACGCGCATGGGCATGCGCTGACGGGTGAGTGTGGCGAGCATTTGCAGgtgctcgccgccgccggcacAGGCTGGAGCTAGGGTACGCACGCACGGGCGAAGCGTAGCACACGGTGAGCACGTCGCAGAGCGcggcgagcgccgccgccgccgccaacacATACTGGAATTGGGTCACCCGCATGCATGGCGAGACGCATGCTCCCGCGTCCGCCGGGACTACGCACGGCAACAGGTCGTGGTTGCCCGCCGCCACTGACACAGGTAGGAGCTAGGGCGCGTGCGGGGGCGTGATTTATTTGCGGGGAGGTGGGCCTCGACGCGGACCCATGCAAGCAGGGCAACGCCGGAGCGTGCGGGGTTCACGTTCCGGACTCGCCATTAAGCTGGGGCGAAGCGAATAATACTTGGCATTTGGGCGACACAGATTCTCGGACAGGGACCCACGCGGGCGGGGTGATGCGGGAGCCACAGATTAAGCTGGGCTAAGCGAATTAGGttttttttaggtgtagagatgCAGAGATAGAGAATAATAATTAGGTTAGATTTTCAATTGTAGAACATATTTTATATGAGTAGTCTGTCACGTTTTGTATTTTTATCTTAGCGTGGCGACGCTGTGCACGTACCGGACTCGGACTCGTACTCGTGATTGGTTATCTTCCACACGTATTAGCCGTGCAGGGAGGGGCTAGCCGGATTAAGCTGGCAAAAGCATTAAGAGCTGGGGGACCCACGCTAGTACATCCGACGATAACATTACTAATttttttggaaaaagtctactccacccccaACTATGGgggtggtctacataaccccctcaactatgaaacgatCTGATTTACCCTctaaacttttcaaaaccgtctattttatcccccaggcggttttcagcggcggttttactACAGTAACGGGGGTTTTCAGCGGCAGTTTTACTACAGTGGCAggggttttgtcttttttttttcttatttccgctgaatctttgaaaaatcatagtaaatcacagaaaaatcataaaatagaaaatctaattttgttggactccacatgagtagatctacacagcgaacatataatatagtacgctttagtataaagtttttgctgtagctttagattaattggaaaatccaattttgtctgtaattaattagaataattcatagctgcagcttctatggtccaattgtggtgaaatttttatggtaggttaattattatatgcttaaactatagtaaaaatttcgtactcattggaccatgtataacttagttatagataaattccaattaattacagacaaaattagattttctaattaatATAAATCTACAGTAAAAGTTTTGTGCTAAAgtgtaccatattatatgttcactgtgtagatctactcatgtagagtccaacaaaattagattttccattttatgatttttctgtgatttactatgatttttcaaagattcagcggaaATAAGAAAAACCCATATGCTGTAGCAaacacatgttactgtagcaaaaccgccacTGAAACCGCTTGGGGGGTAAAATAgatggttttggaaagttcagggggtaaatcagaccgtttcatagttgaggggttatgtagaccacccCATAGTTGggggggtggagtagactttttccctAATTTTTTAGGTGTAATAATAGATAAACCAGCCCAACCCAGACCACGTAGTGTACATACGAAAATGAAGCCCAACTAAGTAAGCCCACGAACGCACACCTGGACCTGGTGAGGGCGACACATGTCCAGCTCGGCCACCTCCCCCCGGTCCCCCCAGCTCCGGCGCCCGCCGAGGCGGCGCTGGAGACCGGACCAGATCACGGGCCGTGGCGTCCCACCTCCGACCTGACCCTCGCCGTCCACCAACGCGGCCCCGAGTCAGCCGTCCAGCGACAGCAACTGTCCCCCGAATTGGCCTGGCCTGCTCCGACGACGGTCCAACCTCCGACGAGGCTCCGACCCCAATGCCGGTAGCAGCTCCTCGAACCACGCTTTCCACATGGAGATTCTCTGACGCCCGCCGCGTTCTCTTGTCCCGCCGCGCGCAGGGCTCGTCGTCGCGGCACGGCGCGCGCGCGTCGCGTGGCTCACACGGTTGGTGGCCGGTGGCCCGCACATGGGGGCCATCATGGGGGAAGCAATCAAGCAGGAGCCGGGGGAGGGTGCTGTGCCTATCGGCGAGGCGATTCGTCGTGCAAGATTTGCAGCTGCAGGTGAGGATCAGGCGAATCGCACGAACAATCATGGAATTGTGGTTGTACCTCCAACGTAAGGATTCACTACGTAAGCGAATCGCACGCAGGACCCCCTCGTGTTCTTGCTGTTCTAACCACGTTATCCGTGATAGGAttctttgataaaatcatggGTAGGTGTGCTGCCTTGTACCGTACATGCTTTACAAATTTCTTGGGCTACAACTATATGAGCTTTGATTAAGAAATAGCAGAGAAAGCATGCCACACTGCTCTGGGCACTTTTGTTTTGCTACTGCTCcaggggggggtgggggggggggggggggggggggggcgatgaGGGTAAGAAACAACAAAGGGTGGTGTTGGTTAAGAGTGACGAGGTACAACTTACCTGGTGGAAATATCATTCCAATCTTGTTTAGAAAGCCAAGCTATTTTTTTCCCCTGAAGAGGACCTACATGATGCCACCTCTCTAATACAAATGTCCAGTCCAAGTCACGAGTCATTGCAACATCAGCTCTGGGAGGAATTAGATATCGATTTGAACATTGGAGACTGATTGTTGCCTTGGACCTTAGCTTGCTAAGCATGTCAGCAGGAATCTACCGAGTGCAACTTGGTAGTCCTTTTGTTTTCAGTAGTTAGGCAGATAGGTCATGCAAGTGACTTTGAcaaagttcttttttttttggttacTATCCATTTTCAGCGTTCACTATGCGTCTGCTTATTCGTAGGTGTTGAAAACTTGATTTATTTattgatttgtttttttttgcttTCTGGCTAGGCTCATCTTTCAGTTTCAGGTACAGCCCAGTCTTCTGAAAGAGAAATCAGTTGACCATCCATTGCCACCCTTGTTTCATGATGTGCTGCTTGGATAACCAAACCTGATTTCTTCTTGTTGCTCTATGTGCTAGGATGAAAACGAACTATTCACCACAGTTGCCAGTTGATTTTACTTATATCTACAGAAGCACAATTTGCTCTTTACATAGACAAAATATCAGTTGTCTTCTACTGCCGCTCTATCACTCTTACATTTTGGAGTTGATGCTGGAATCTTTTACCATTAGCTACCTCATACTGCATTATGTTATTGGTGGGGCCATGCTGTAATATTAATTTTGTCCCCCCAAGAAAATTTGtgccaacagaaaagaaaaaggctgaCGTAACCATTAGTATCTTGATAAACTAACCACTCAACAAAATAGAAAATAGCATAGCCTTTAACATGTGCCAATCTAGACTTGCCTTTTGTTTGACCTAGAGGAAGACTAGCTTCTTGACCGAGAACCATGTTTTTATCTTCAAAAGATACAGGCACCATGCTCAGCCTGACAGGCTGTCTGCATTATTTCAACTAGTTAACCAATAGTGTGCATCTTTTTTCATATAAACTGAAAGGAGACTCTGCAGTATCGGTGTGGTCATCTTTACTTCATTGGCCACTTGGTGATTCTTCATTTTTCAGTTCTTCATCGTGTAACTTATGCTGTATTAGGAAGTGTATATTGGTAATCAAAGATGATACTTTAAGGAACCTTCTGGTTATAAGGAGACCACACTGAGCTGATGCTCAGAATATACGAGACAACAGTTTGGTATGCTGCGGTTGTCTTCTGCTATCGCTAGAGATGCTTACAACAACTTAAGGCATTTGATTGGAGGAATTCCTAATGATCTTTGTCCACTAGGTTAAGTTGtgttatgttgatgatatgctcgAAGTCTTCTCTCCCTTGTTGCAACTTTTTCTTTCATGCTTAGTGATGATCATCAGATCCCCCAATTATGACTAGTAGTCTAGGAGCAAAGTGAATTCGTTATAAACATTTATGTTAATGGCCAATTCCATCAATGTCTCCTGAAATCATCACGAAGGTTTCACGCATATTATACTGAAATTTAATGTTTTCTTTCCTTTTCCAGTTGCATTGCTTGCTAGCTATGATTAGGATGATACTGAGGCATTCCACCTGCCGGCCTTAACTCATCTGATGTCATTGACAGAAGGCGTTCCATGAGCATGGTAAGCTACAAGCTACTAAGTGCCTGAAGCCATGGTTGACTAAATGGACCATAAAGTTGTCCCTATCAGTTTCAGGCAATTAATTAGAGCCCTCCAAGATGAAATCTGGGACATATATATATGATATTTGAATGCACTAAAGCATATAACTCTGGCACCAGATCAGTTACTTATTCTTTCTGGCAAAACCTGTGCACTGTTACATTTTTATATATTTGGTTTTGAAGGTAGTTGTGTGACTGTGTTCTGTAACTATCCCAATCTGTCAATTCCATTTTAGAAGTAATCAATTTTCGTTTTTATTTCCTAGTATTGTTAAATTGTGCTCTGAAATCCTTTCTATGTTGAACATGAGAAGGAGAGTGCTAAATTGCTAAATGAATTCATAGTGCAGACTTAATCTCTTATGATGTTCCGGTTCCACCATCTTAGCTTGTCCTTGTGTACCAAAAACATTTCTGACTAATGcttatttgttgttgttgttgtgtgtgtgggtgggggggggggggggggggggggggggaatcaaCACATCATCAGCATTTGCAAGTTCTGCTGTGCGTCATTATACTCCATCCCCAAGCTGCTGCCACTGCCGTTCTCTGGAATCAATCATATTCAAAAGGTTCAGATTAATAGGAACATACAGCTTGGAGCCAAGAAGTCTGTGTGGCGATATTGTTTTCTGTAAGTTCCTCTTTGCAACAACTTTGTTGGATTGTCCTCATTCAATTCCACTGTATTAGCAACATCTAGTAATTATTCATATGACGCGAAAATGACTGCAATGACTATATTAAGAATCTGCCAAGTGCCAAAAGATAACTACTTAATTATCATCCTACAATAACGGCGCTGTATAATTTGACATGAAATAAAGAATTCAATCTGGAAACAAGTTGGTGTCATGAGCTCATTGGTCACTGACTCACTGGTAGTTATTGAACACACATTGTATGATATATGTAAATTGTGTTTCAGCTGGTCATATCAAATATAAAGTTTAAGTGTGTATACTATTTTTATATAAGACACATCATAGATGAAGTTTAAGCGTCGCATTTTTTATGGATCAGATTATATTGTCGGAACACATACTGTGCACAATGTTGAAGTTCGAAGCATATGCTCTGCATCTAGGGTTGCATTTATTGCTTTTTTTTATTATAATTGCTATGTGACTACATTTTAAGATCACACAGCAAATAGCAACACAACATATATAGAATTTCTTATTCGTATATGGACTATATGACAAAATGCTGACACGTAGCAAGAAGCGCTACAGGAATATGCCCCCAGCTCCTTCTGAGTTTCTTCTGCTTCTTTCTGACAGGTCACCAAAAATGACACATCACAGTTTATTTTCGGGAGTATGTATACCCTGAAGTTGGTAGAGGCACACAAAGGGCCAAACACCTTTGGTCATATCCATGTTACACTATGGCTACCAGATGCAGACAGTTTAGCTTGCATTAGCACGAGGGTCCGCACGCTTTTCTCTTCCAACCTTGTCTCCCCACTTTGCCTCCTTGTTCTGTATATATGTGAACTAAATCACATAGGCCAAACCAACTCTTATGGTAGTCGCAAGCAAATGGAGACCATTTCATATCCTTGTTCTCCTCTTCTCTTCTTTCCTACACATGAAGAGAGTAGCTATTCACTATGGTCTCCTCCACTCACCCTCCATGAGAATGCCGCCATACCTGCTGATCCTTCTCCTGATGTAAGAGAAGATTGTGAGTTCTTTGACACCATTGCTATTGATTCTAGTGATTCCCATGACCAACATGCCTTTGATGTTGATGTGTTCACCCATTGTGACGAGAGGTTTCTGTGCCAAGAGAGTGCTAATCTGGCAGCTATCCAAGATGAGCTCATGGAGGAGAACAGTTTGAGTGATCTCCTTCTCACTGGTGCAGATGCGGTTGAGGCTGGGGATTCAAGCCTTGCCTTGGCAGTGCTTTCAAAACTTAATGGTCTCCTCGCTGGCACCTGTGAGAATGCTGCAACCAGCTCTTTCGGTCGCCTGGCCTACTACTTTGCCCAAGGTCTGCAATCCCGGATGTCTGGTGCATGCTCTCCATGCTACCCGCCAGATCCAGTGCAGTCTGGTATCATGTTGGGGCACCAGATGATCCAAGAGCTGTCTCCATATGTCAAGTTTGCACACTTCACCGCCAATCAGGCCATTCTAGATGCCACCATAGGCGACATGGATATTCATGTCGTCGACTTCAACCTTGGCGAGGGCATACAATGGCCATCGCTCATGTCAGACCTTGCTCGCCTTGGCGGCAAGTCATTCCACCTTACAGCAATCATAACAGATGCTGTTTACAGTGACGACACTCATCAAGCAGCTGCGCGGCGGCTTTCGGAGTTTGCCGAGTCCTTAAACCTTCCTTTCCAGTACAACTCTCTCTGCATACACCATGAGGAGGACCTGGACGACTTCTCCAGGAACTGTGGAGGCTCAGTGGTTGTCTCATGTGACACAACGAACTTGTGTTACAGATCAGGTAGCAAGTTACAGATGCTGCTACTTGGCAGTGTGAGGAAGTTACAACCCAAGTCAGTGGTGGTCATAGAAGAAGAGCTGGTCAGAATTGGGAAAGAGGCCTGTTTGTCCCAGGCCTCCTTTGTGGAGTTCTTCTTTGAGGCATTGCACCATTTCACCACGGTGTTTGAGTCCCTGTCGAGCTGTTTCAGCAGCAGTAGCAACAACAGGGCGTGCCTGAGGCTTGTGGAGAAGGATATGGTGGGGCCAAAGATACAGGACTTAGTGGGGCAGTATGGGTCCGTGAGACCAGAGGCCGCCACTGCTCCGAAGGCTTTGGAAGGGTTTACATCTTGTGAGCTGAGTGCTTTCAATATTGCTCAGGCTAGGATGCTGGTTGGGCTGTTCAACAGGAGCTTTTGGACTGCGCATGAGAAGGGCAGGCTTCAGCTGTGCTGGAAGTCCAGACCTTTGATCTCTGTGTCTGTCTGGACTCCTGTATGAAAGGAAATGAGTTTGTGATTGTTTCATTAGGGATAAATTTTCTTGTAAGAGTTTGCACTGgagatttttctttttcttttttgctgGAAGATTATTTGTAGAATGCAACTATTCAGTGCAAGAATTATATTAGATGTTTTGGTCGATTCTTCCGACTTTTATTATCAGGTTGGTACCAACTTCTATCCAGCCTTTCAGACTTTCAGTTTCAGGCTTCATGGTATTATATAGGCTATTATAAGATTTAAGGACTGTTTGTTTGGAGACCTTCCAAGCAGCTCCCAGCCCAGAGAGCAATCAGGTCTCCAAAATTAGCCTGGGCTCAAACCAAGCAGACCTCTAATGCAGCGAGCACAGAGCAGAGCAGCTATGAGCCCGGCCTGTTGGCTGCAGCTGCTGCTACTGTTTACACAGTAGCTTGCCTTTTGGTTTTGCATTTTTCTTCTGTTCTCCTACCAAATATTTCCCCCTGAAAAacataggccctgtttggttcccgCCTCCTAAAATTTTTAGGAGCTAAAAGTTTTAGAGCTTTTAGCAGCCATCTAAAACCTTCTAAAAATGTGTTTGGTTCCAcatactaaaagtgactaaaagcAATAAGTACTGTTGAACAAAGACACTTTTgcccttcttcctcctacccctgCTGTCCCTGTGCTCTTCCTCGCCTCCGCCGCGATGGCCCTCGGCGGCACGGCGCCCGCCGCCTCCCGCTCCGGCGAGGCCGGCTCCACCGCAGGCGCGCGCCCCTCCGCCCGCCGCACCACCAGCCGCCTGAGCGAATCTCGGGCTAGAGGAGGAACAACCCCCTGGGCGAATCGGCGATGGCGACCCACCCGGCCTCCCCGACCGCCGGCGCCGACTGGGGCTCCATCCCAGTCTCCGTCGACGATGAGCCCGACGCCGACATCGCCTTCACCTCCACCAAGGCGCAGGACCTCGCGCAACCGCTCGTCGTCGCGCAGATCCCCTTCAAGATCCAGCCTAGCCGACGGCGTCCAGGGGGAGCAGCGGGCCGCCGGCGTCGGGGGAGCGGCAGGGCGGCCTGGGCCTAGGGGCGGCAGATCCGGCAGCGGGAGCCCCGACGCTCCGGCAGGTCCAGCAGCTGGAGCTCCGGTGCCGTCATCTGCCTCCGCCGGGTTTGGGCGTGAAGGGGCGGCGGATCTGCCGGGGGGAGGGCGCGGACCGGAGGCGCGAGGGGTGGGCCCGTGCAGCggcagcggggggggggggggggggggggtgggagaGAGAGGGGTAGTGGGGGTCCAGATGGACTTTAGGAGGTTTTAGGAGGGGGTGGAGCTCCTAAAGTTTTTGACCCATTCTAAAGTTTTTATGAGGTTTTAGGaggaggtgtttggttctttaggcaaattctatccagattttagctcctaaaacttttaggaggGGTAACCAAACAATGCCATATATCTAAGCGAGCTTGCAACTTGTTTGACTATGCCCTGCCCTGATTGGCAACCGGCTTTTGGGGCTGCTGCTTCGCCACCGCAAcctgactggtagtgccgaaGGACAAGGAACTTAGAAACCGGATTTTAGGAGAGGCTCACTCTTCTAAACTATCCATTCATCTGGGTAGTAATAAAATGTATCAGgacttgaagacccatttttggtggaccaaaataaagaaaaaaattaCAGCTTATGTTGCTAAATGTGATAATTGTTGTCGAGTTAAGGCTGTTCATTTGAAACCTGCTGAACTACTTCAACCACTGCCCGTTCTAGGTTGAAAGTGGGAAGAagttttattgttggacttccacctactcataagaattttgattccatatgggtgattgtggatcgcctAATTAAGTCTGCATATTTCTTTCCAGTCAGAACCAACTATTGACCACATGAGTATGCTGAGTTGTATTTCTCCCACATAGTACGTCTACATGGTgtgccaagaaccattgtgtctgaCAGAGGGCCTTAGTTCACTGCTCGTTTTtaggaacatttgcacaagatgttaggcaccaatttagttagaagttctgcctatcaccctcagacctcCGGGCAAACTGAACgtgtaaatcaaatattggaagacatattgagagcttgtgtcatctcttcaaaaggttcataggaaaaatggttacctttagctgagttttcctataacaatagttatcaagagagtattaagatgtcttcttttgaagctttgtatggccgtaaatgtagaactcctttgaattgggttgaacccggagaaaggagatactatggtattgattttgtcaaagaggctGATATGTATGTATGGCACtaatttactttcgggtagctttgatacagaagtatatgtatgtgtatgcatatatggaagtatttagttgcaacctagagtccagatttacatttttgcatatatataaGTGTTGGGTTTAGCTGTAataaaattcttgtgcaggtatacTAACAACGAATCGTGTAGCCCGATTAGTTATGTatattgagagaacatatgtatgtcaCCATGTATGTTGTTAGAATTTTAATTTTTTcctaagattcgtgaggacgtacggaacgtgcatgcatcatgttcactcgtgcatttacatttttgcattcctcccttacttataattgcttaccccaTCCATTAAATTTCTTCTCACGTATGATATCTTCTCACAAAGAGTTGCAtagtttgctacagatggcagcaccaggagCCCCGCCTCGTAGTGGCACGTACCTGGCTGTGTTTGGCACTCCTACCTTGCTGTGGAGGGTGCtaaattgtggcagaaccgcctaaaatagCATGCttccagaggcgctcgtcttccaccagacactaagcgccccgaaagtaagctacaccagatggttccgtcgagcacatcccaagagagaactcgaataatccacgtttttcctccaggatccaataatgagaacgagtttacaatattagtccatttcatacaacgaGAGTTCTTAGAAAgacattattacaatactaagttcagagtgcgaaatttaaacagcgaaattacaataaacatctaacggtagaatacaaggatccgtctgtgcccaccagaagaatcctccacacaacagctactcttcaagctgcacctacaataggggtaaataaacctgaGTACACAATTgtcagtgcgggacccacggg is part of the Miscanthus floridulus cultivar M001 chromosome 9, ASM1932011v1, whole genome shotgun sequence genome and encodes:
- the LOC136481541 gene encoding scarecrow-like protein 23, whose product is MYTLKLVEAHKGPNTFGHIHVTLWLPDADSLACISTRVRTLFSSNLVSPLCLLVLYICELNHIGQTNSYGSRKQMETISYPCSPLLFFPTHEESSYSLWSPPLTLHENAAIPADPSPDVREDCEFFDTIAIDSSDSHDQHAFDVDVFTHCDERFLCQESANLAAIQDELMEENSLSDLLLTGADAVEAGDSSLALAVLSKLNGLLAGTCENAATSSFGRLAYYFAQGLQSRMSGACSPCYPPDPVQSGIMLGHQMIQELSPYVKFAHFTANQAILDATIGDMDIHVVDFNLGEGIQWPSLMSDLARLGGKSFHLTAIITDAVYSDDTHQAAARRLSEFAESLNLPFQYNSLCIHHEEDLDDFSRNCGGSVVVSCDTTNLCYRSGSKLQMLLLGSVRKLQPKSVVVIEEELVRIGKEACLSQASFVEFFFEALHHFTTVFESLSSCFSSSSNNRACLRLVEKDMVGPKIQDLVGQYGSVRPEAATAPKALEGFTSCELSAFNIAQARMLVGLFNRSFWTAHEKGRLQLCWKSRPLISVSVWTPV